One Heterodontus francisci isolate sHetFra1 chromosome 37, sHetFra1.hap1, whole genome shotgun sequence genomic window carries:
- the LOC137351963 gene encoding uncharacterized protein isoform X2 produces MWSVFCFYYILRGIFQENRQELIAFILSILLVVLRSVVNFASATPMEREDLKIRFGFIIAFGLFLMIISIIYLVKSPSMMAFRVGGAFESAQSEYLMVNLCFSMVTFDLQAQLCLCVLVLTSGMHQSQNYIIMGVGICWAVSKAAVGLTAILKGKKFLVWIFIVMNLPDLAYLGYLLYLIITEWGSNGTYVLEAGTVTGSSISVGIKVGLVWSMIKISHCFGQGLHERMFTSTELPP; encoded by the exons TGTTCTGCTTTTACTACATTTTGCGTGGGATTTTCCAGGAGAATCGCCAGGAGCTAATTGCATTTATTCTATCCATTTTACTCGTGGTGCTTCGATCTGTGGTGAATTTTGCTTCAGCAACACCAATGGAAAGAGAAGATCTGAAG ATACGATTTGGATTCATTATTGCATTTGGGCTTTTTCTAATGATTATAAGTATAATTTACCTGGTCAAGAGTCCCAGCATGATGGCTTTCAGAGTGGGTGGAGCCTTTGAAAGTGCTCAGTCAGAATACCTCATGGTGAACCTTTGCTTTTCTATGGTGACTTTTGATCTTCAAGCTCAG CTCTGCCTGTGTGTACTTGTCTTGACCTCAGGAATGCATCAGTCCCAGAATTATATCATCATGGGAGTGGGCATCTGTTGGGCAGTTTCTAAAGCTGCTGTTGGCCTCACAGCT ATCCTAAAGGGAAAGAAGTTTCTTGTGTGGATATTCATAGTAATGAATCTACCGGATTTGGCTTATCTGGGATATTTGCTCTATCTG ATTATCACTGAATGGGGATCAAATGGAACTTACGTTTTAGAAGCTGGTACAGTGACTGGTTCTTCGATTTCTGTTGGCATCAAAGTTGGGCTGGTTTGGTCGATGATCAAAATCTCCCACTGTTTTGGTCAAGGTCTACACGAAAGAA TGTTTACTTCCACTGAGCTACCCCCCTAG